From a region of the Lactuca sativa cultivar Salinas chromosome 4, Lsat_Salinas_v11, whole genome shotgun sequence genome:
- the LOC111899715 gene encoding heat shock 70 kDa protein 15-like, with the protein MSVVGFDLGNESCVVAVARQRGIDVVLNDESKRETPALVCFGDKQRFLGTAGAATSMMNPKNTISQIKRLIGCPFSDPELQQDLKALPFSVTEGPDGFPLINARYLGETKSFTPTQVMGIVFSNMKTIAEKNLNAAVVDCCIWVPIYFTDLQRIAVMDAATIAGLHPLRLMHETIATALAYGIYKTDLPENEQLNVAFIDIGHASMQVCSEAQCPLVQYITRELLTCLIMEHVMRFASPEYAPVRSDSVVGELKLSEPTDVILLEITRIEMLAVTGIPKIEKLEIEEKAFHTNLYAVRCNYSGGKEGETERIIKHMINLFGLVLYVAPSPAPVVFGNGTVDVVVVVDIVVVPQSTKSKP; encoded by the exons ATGAGCGTAGTTGGATTTGATCTTGGGAATGAGAGTTGTGTTGTGGCAGTTGCCAGACAAAGGGGAATTGATGTTGTTCTTAATGATGAGTCAAAACGTGAGACTCCTGCTCTTGTGTGTTTTGGTGATAAACAGCGTTTTCTTGGAACAGCTGGTGCTGCAACCAGTATGATGAACCCAAAAAACACCATTTCCCAAATTAAGCGGTTAATAGGGTGTCCTTTTTCTGATCCTGAATTGCAACAAGATCTCAAGGCTTTGCCTTTTTCAGTTACTGAGGGACCCGATGGTTTCCCATTGATCAATGCAAGGTATCTTGGGGAAACAAAGTCATTCACCCCAACACAAGTTATGGGAATAGTTTTCTCAAACATGAAGACAATAGCTGAAAAGAATTTGAATGCAGCAGTTGTGGATTGCTGTATTTGGGTACCTATCTACTTCACTGATCTTCAAAGAATAGCTGTAATGGATGCAGCTACTATTGCCGGTTTGCATCCTCTACGGTTGATGCATGAGACAATAGCCACTGCTTTAGCTTATGGAATATACAAAACTGACTTACCTGAAAATGAGCAGCTCAATGTAGCCTTCATTGACATTGGACATGCTAGCATGCAGGTATGCAGTGAAGCTCAATGCCCTTTAGTTCAATACATTACACGAGAGCTTTTAACATGCTTAATAATGGAACATGTAATGAGATTCGCAAGCCCCGA GTATGCACCTGTTCGTAGCGATTCGGTTGTTGGTGAGCTGAAGTTGTCAGAGCCAACTGATGTAATTCTCCTAG AGATTACAAGAATTGAGATGCTTGCGGTTACTG GAATTCCTAAAATAGAGAAGCTAGAAATTGAAGAGAAAGCTTTCCATACAAATTTATATGCAGTTCGTTGTAATTATAGTGGAGGAAAAGAGG gtGAAACAGAAAGGATCATCAAACATATGATCAACCTATTTGGGCTAGTATTATATGTGGCTCCTTCTCCTGCTCCT GTAGTCTTTGGTAATGGAACCGTGGACGTCGTGGTGGTGGTGGATATCGTGGTGGTGCCCCAGTCAACCAAATCCAAACCTTAA